A genomic window from Pseudonocardia broussonetiae includes:
- the moeZ gene encoding adenylyltransferase/sulfurtransferase MoeZ, whose amino-acid sequence MALPPLVEPAAELTKDEVARYSRHLIIPDVGMAGQKRLKNAKVLVVGAGGLGSPALLYLAAAGVGTLGIVEFDEVDESNLHRQVIHGQSDIGRPKGESARDSIKEINPFVEVKLYPVRLDSSNVMDIFRDYDLILDGTDNFATRYLVNDAAVLSGKPYVWGSIFRFEGQASVFWEDAPNGKGLNYRDLYPEPPPPGMVPSCAEGGVLGVLCASIGSIMVNEAIKLITGIGEPLLGRLMVYDALEMSYRTINIRKDPDTKPITELIDYDAFCGVVSDDAQAAAAGHTITATELKEMIDAGKDFALIDVREPHEYEIVSIPGAVLIPKDRILSGEALAEIPQDKPVVLHCKSGARSADALAALHQAGFRDAVHVGGGVLAWAKQVDPSLPTY is encoded by the coding sequence ATGGCGCTACCGCCGCTCGTGGAGCCGGCCGCCGAGCTGACGAAGGACGAGGTGGCGCGCTACAGCCGCCACCTGATCATCCCGGACGTGGGGATGGCGGGCCAGAAGCGCCTCAAGAACGCGAAGGTGCTCGTCGTGGGCGCCGGCGGTCTGGGCAGCCCGGCACTGCTCTACCTGGCCGCCGCCGGGGTGGGCACGCTCGGGATCGTCGAGTTCGACGAGGTCGACGAGTCCAACCTGCACCGCCAGGTCATCCACGGGCAGTCCGACATCGGGCGGCCCAAGGGCGAGTCGGCGCGCGACTCCATCAAGGAGATCAACCCGTTCGTCGAGGTGAAGCTGTACCCCGTGCGGCTGGACTCGTCGAACGTCATGGACATCTTCCGCGACTACGACCTGATCCTCGACGGCACCGACAACTTCGCCACGCGCTACCTGGTGAACGACGCCGCCGTGCTGTCGGGCAAGCCGTACGTGTGGGGCTCGATCTTCCGGTTCGAGGGCCAGGCGTCGGTGTTCTGGGAGGACGCGCCCAACGGCAAGGGCCTCAACTACCGCGACCTCTACCCCGAGCCGCCGCCGCCCGGGATGGTCCCCTCCTGCGCCGAGGGCGGCGTGCTGGGCGTGCTCTGCGCGTCCATCGGCTCGATCATGGTGAACGAGGCGATCAAGCTGATCACCGGCATCGGCGAGCCGCTGCTGGGCCGGCTGATGGTCTACGACGCGCTGGAGATGAGCTACCGCACGATCAACATCCGCAAGGACCCGGACACGAAGCCGATCACCGAGCTGATCGACTACGACGCGTTCTGCGGTGTGGTGTCCGACGACGCGCAGGCCGCGGCCGCCGGCCACACGATCACGGCCACCGAGCTCAAGGAGATGATCGACGCGGGCAAGGACTTCGCGCTGATCGACGTCCGCGAGCCGCACGAGTACGAGATCGTCAGCATCCCCGGGGCGGTGCTGATCCCCAAGGACCGCATCCTCTCCGGCGAGGCGCTCGCGGAGATCCCGCAGGACAAGCCGGTCGTGCTGCACTGCAAGTCCGGTGCGCGCTCGGCCGACGCGCTCGCCGCGCTGCACCAGGCGGGCTTCCGCGACGCCGTGCACGTCGGCGGCGGGGTGCTCGCGTGGGCCAAGCAGGTCGACCCGAGCCTGCCGACGTACTGA
- a CDS encoding TIGR02569 family protein has protein sequence MTAAPVLPSGPTGITLPPHVRTAFGVQDTEPRPVVWAGRRAWHCGDVLVRPVPDNAVAAWSAGVLDGLQVEGLRLAHPVRSSDGRWVVAGWAASRYVPGTLEPRYDAVIEAANRLHAATAELTRPRVLDGRDDLLARSAAVAWGERRISLDPATGGTLYAELAAYRTPVQVTPQVVHAELFGAVLFDDDVPALVDLVPAWRPPEWAAAVVVVDALAWGGADDGLPHRWSHLDEWPQMLLRAALYRLALHAQHPEASARTLPGLERAAGIVTALL, from the coding sequence GTGACCGCAGCTCCCGTCCTCCCGAGCGGACCCACGGGGATCACCCTGCCGCCGCACGTCCGCACCGCGTTCGGCGTCCAGGACACCGAGCCGCGCCCCGTCGTGTGGGCGGGCCGGCGCGCCTGGCACTGCGGCGACGTCCTCGTCCGTCCTGTGCCCGACAACGCCGTGGCCGCGTGGTCCGCGGGCGTCCTCGACGGCCTGCAGGTCGAGGGCCTGCGCCTGGCGCACCCGGTGCGCTCGTCGGACGGCCGCTGGGTCGTCGCCGGCTGGGCCGCGAGCCGCTACGTCCCGGGCACGCTCGAACCCCGCTACGACGCGGTGATCGAGGCGGCCAACCGCCTGCACGCCGCCACCGCCGAGCTCACCCGCCCGCGCGTCCTCGACGGCCGCGACGACCTGCTCGCCCGCTCCGCCGCCGTGGCGTGGGGCGAGCGGCGGATCAGCCTCGACCCGGCCACCGGCGGGACCCTCTACGCCGAGCTGGCCGCGTACCGCACGCCCGTGCAGGTCACGCCGCAGGTGGTGCACGCCGAGCTGTTCGGCGCCGTCCTGTTCGACGACGACGTGCCCGCGCTGGTCGACCTCGTGCCCGCGTGGCGGCCGCCGGAGTGGGCGGCCGCGGTCGTCGTCGTCGACGCCCTGGCCTGGGGCGGGGCCGACGACGGGCTGCCGCACCGCTGGTCGCACCTCGACGAGTGGCCGCAGATGCTCCTGCGGGCCGCGCTGTACCGCCTGGCCCTGCACGCCCAGCACCCCGAGGCTTCGGCGCGCACCCTGCCGGGGCTGGAGCGGGCCGCCGGCATCGTCACGGCCCTGCTCTGA
- a CDS encoding sensor histidine kinase, giving the protein MVSGSAQCADGGAGSSGGRAETRRVERQRWTRRRRLERRLHDGAALRISALTLQLGLLRHRVPAVDRDLHESIDGFEHELQAVLQELREVASELYPPLLDEAGLGPALREQAGRLDANVVVTASDERFGPALEGAAYFAVVAALTGLPPGGSTVEVSVTRADDALVVHLAGVDGRGARHLRDGVRPLGGTTEVVAGDRPGTATIIARFPCE; this is encoded by the coding sequence ATGGTGTCCGGGTCCGCGCAGTGCGCCGACGGTGGCGCGGGGTCGTCCGGCGGCAGGGCCGAGACCCGCCGCGTGGAACGGCAGCGGTGGACGCGGCGCAGGCGCCTCGAACGCCGGCTGCACGACGGCGCCGCCCTGCGGATCTCGGCACTCACCCTCCAGCTCGGGCTGCTGCGGCACCGGGTCCCCGCCGTCGACCGGGACCTGCACGAGTCGATCGACGGCTTCGAGCACGAGCTGCAGGCCGTCCTCCAGGAGCTGCGCGAGGTGGCGAGCGAGCTCTACCCGCCGCTGCTCGACGAGGCCGGCCTCGGCCCGGCGCTGCGCGAGCAGGCCGGCCGGCTGGACGCGAACGTCGTGGTCACGGCGTCGGACGAGCGGTTCGGCCCGGCCCTGGAGGGCGCGGCGTACTTCGCGGTGGTGGCGGCCCTCACGGGCCTGCCGCCCGGCGGGAGCACGGTCGAGGTGTCGGTGACGCGCGCCGACGACGCCCTGGTGGTGCACCTCGCCGGGGTGGACGGCAGGGGCGCCCGGCACCTCCGCGACGGCGTCCGGCCGCTGGGCGGCACCACCGAGGTCGTGGCGGGGGACCGCCCCGGCACCGCCACGATCATTGCGAGGTTCCCGTGCGAGTAG
- the sbnA gene encoding 2,3-diaminopropionate biosynthesis protein SbnA, protein MTIITSPQDFNTDDLYVDLEPVVGNTLFLKVEGLNFAGSVKLKAASAMVEAAEADGTLRPGAILVESSSGNLGIALSMIAAAKGYGFVCVTDSRCNLATRRLMESLGAEVHVITEPDPEHGLLGARLDHVRDLLASDDRHVWLNQYTNPNSWKAHYDTTGPQIAAQFPDVDVIFIGAGTTGTLMGTARYFADHHPHVRIVAVDSVGSVSFGTPAARRMIPGLGMAVRPPLLDQTVIDEVVHVEEADTIRTCHRLARTGFLFGGSTGTVVTAAEAWLAEHATPGTTAVAIAPDLGERYMDTIYQSHWVEDLYGDLTADTDDTGAFAAIAA, encoded by the coding sequence ATGACCATCATCACCAGCCCCCAGGACTTCAACACCGACGACCTGTACGTCGACCTGGAGCCCGTCGTCGGCAACACCCTGTTCCTCAAGGTCGAGGGCCTCAACTTCGCCGGCTCGGTGAAGCTCAAGGCCGCCTCGGCCATGGTCGAGGCCGCCGAGGCCGACGGCACCCTGCGGCCGGGCGCGATCCTCGTCGAGTCGTCCTCGGGCAACCTCGGCATCGCACTGAGCATGATCGCCGCTGCCAAGGGCTACGGGTTCGTCTGCGTCACCGACTCCCGCTGCAACCTCGCCACCCGCCGCCTCATGGAGTCCCTGGGCGCGGAGGTCCACGTCATCACCGAGCCGGACCCCGAGCACGGCCTGCTCGGCGCCCGTCTCGACCACGTCCGCGACCTGCTCGCCTCCGACGACCGCCACGTGTGGCTCAACCAGTACACCAACCCCAACAGCTGGAAGGCCCACTACGACACCACCGGCCCCCAGATCGCCGCCCAGTTCCCCGACGTCGACGTGATCTTCATCGGCGCCGGCACCACCGGCACTCTGATGGGCACCGCCCGCTACTTCGCCGACCACCACCCGCACGTGCGCATCGTCGCCGTGGACAGCGTCGGCTCGGTCAGCTTCGGCACCCCCGCCGCCCGCCGCATGATCCCCGGCCTGGGCATGGCGGTGCGGCCGCCGCTACTCGACCAGACCGTCATCGACGAGGTCGTCCACGTCGAGGAGGCCGACACCATCCGCACCTGCCACCGCCTCGCCCGCACCGGGTTCCTCTTCGGCGGCTCCACCGGCACCGTCGTCACGGCCGCCGAAGCCTGGCTGGCCGAGCACGCCACCCCCGGCACGACCGCCGTCGCCATCGCCCCCGACCTGGGCGAGCGCTACATGGACACCATCTACCAGTCCCACTGGGTCGAGGACCTCTACGGCGACCTCACCGCCGACACCGACGACACCGGCGCCTTCGCCGCCATCGCCGCCTGA
- a CDS encoding alpha/beta fold hydrolase, translating to MSTQVSAERGHQGPWPGREVTSGGVTLHVRETPGPDGIPAVYVHGLSGSATNWTDLAGLLSDRAAGTAVDLPGFGHSRPLATPDWSPDAHADAVLCFLAGRGERVHLLGNSLGGAIAISVAARRPELVETLTLVSPAMPDRRPDPRRIADPRLLLSLVPVIGARAKAQMAALTPVERAQQTIDLCFGDPGRAPPERLAEAAEEIARRGRVAWAREAVLGTAGAMISSWALGGLWRQAARVQAPTLVVWGDRDRLVSPRHAARTAATIPGARLLMLPGVGHVAQMEVPERVAQAVGELWEDPARG from the coding sequence GTGAGCACACAGGTATCGGCCGAGCGCGGCCACCAGGGGCCGTGGCCCGGCCGGGAGGTCACCTCGGGCGGCGTCACGCTGCACGTCCGCGAGACGCCCGGGCCCGACGGCATCCCCGCCGTCTACGTCCACGGCCTGTCCGGCTCGGCGACGAACTGGACCGACCTCGCCGGGCTGCTGTCCGACCGGGCCGCGGGCACGGCCGTCGACCTGCCGGGGTTCGGGCACTCCCGCCCGCTCGCGACGCCGGACTGGTCGCCCGACGCCCACGCCGACGCCGTCCTGTGCTTCCTCGCCGGGCGCGGCGAGCGCGTGCACCTGCTCGGCAACTCCCTCGGCGGCGCCATCGCGATCAGCGTCGCCGCCCGGCGCCCGGAGCTCGTGGAGACGCTCACGCTCGTCTCGCCCGCGATGCCCGACCGCCGGCCCGACCCGCGCCGCATCGCCGACCCGCGGCTGCTGCTCTCGCTCGTCCCCGTCATCGGGGCGCGGGCGAAGGCGCAGATGGCCGCGCTGACGCCGGTCGAGCGCGCGCAGCAGACCATCGACCTGTGCTTCGGCGACCCCGGCCGCGCCCCGCCCGAGCGGCTGGCCGAGGCCGCGGAGGAGATCGCGCGCCGCGGCCGGGTGGCGTGGGCGCGCGAGGCCGTCCTCGGCACGGCGGGCGCGATGATCTCCAGCTGGGCCCTGGGCGGGCTGTGGCGCCAGGCCGCGCGCGTGCAGGCGCCCACGCTGGTGGTGTGGGGCGACCGCGACCGGCTCGTCTCGCCCCGCCACGCGGCCCGCACCGCCGCGACGATCCCGGGCGCGCGGCTGCTGATGCTGCCGGGCGTGGGGCACGTCGCCCAGATGGAGGTGCCGGAGCGGGTGGCGCAGGCCGTCGGCGAGCTCTGGGAAGATCCCGCGCGGGGCTGA
- a CDS encoding Hsp70 family protein, whose amino-acid sequence MPYSLGVDLGTTFVAAAVARASQVEMFTLGDRSVVSPAVVYARDDGSLVCGDAAGRRAVSRPDRIGREFKRRLGDPTPIMLGGAAYAVTALLATLLRDVVERVVETEGGPPERVVLTHPANWGPFRRELFDEVPPLAGLAAHPVAPRMVTEPEAAAAHYAASHQLVDGDVVAVYDLGGGTFDATVLRKLRDGIEILGTPEGVERLGGVDFDEAILSYVNYASGGALTDLDMSDQQTSVAMARLRQDCILAKEALSIDTETVIPVFLPHRHFDIHLTSTDFEDMIRAQVESTIGAFTRTLRSAQVEPDELTAVLLVGGSSRIPLVARMISAELDRPIVVDTHPKYAVALGAAELARVGSGEVTVAAGAPAVSYSLPAPAPTERNGSDGHGALRKAAAPDGSPHAGAATTLVQSAAPVVAAPLRPGRPPLDAPRPVVEGPPADAGAQIPAPRPAGAVGAALRPGRPPGPGGAGPGSSSHPPGAAASPAASGPAAAEPPLPPPPLRPPSGGGHRRRPLIAVAAVVAVLVLAGLVYAVTGGALGPAAGGATAQPAPVPPAGGPVVPGPQAPSEVQSVPIPTLGTSIPAGPTSGFVAVSPNGRLAYVANRAAGVVTVIDTAINRTTATIAIPAGPPQYLAFSPDGRRVYVSVFNEERTIAAVAVLDTTTNAVVATTPVRTRPYALAVTPDGSRVYVPNHDSGTVSVIDTASNAVSAEIDVAPNPHWIAFSADGTRAYAANHESNLITVLDPATDSVLAEVPVGTSPHSVAVNPARPLVANVNYDGGTVSMTDTDTREVVATVVVGKNPQAIAWSADGRYAYVVNVSDDTLSVISAETFAVTATIPTEDGPTSVAVLPNGRQAYVTNLNSGTLTVLDLAG is encoded by the coding sequence GTGCCCTACAGCCTGGGTGTCGACCTCGGGACGACGTTCGTCGCCGCGGCGGTCGCTCGTGCCTCGCAGGTGGAGATGTTCACCCTCGGCGACCGCAGCGTCGTCTCGCCCGCCGTGGTCTACGCCCGCGACGACGGCAGCCTGGTCTGCGGCGACGCGGCCGGGCGGCGCGCGGTCAGCCGCCCCGACCGCATCGGCCGGGAGTTCAAGCGCCGGCTGGGGGACCCCACGCCGATCATGCTCGGCGGTGCGGCCTACGCCGTCACCGCCCTGCTCGCGACGCTGCTGCGCGACGTCGTCGAGCGGGTGGTCGAGACCGAGGGCGGGCCTCCCGAACGCGTCGTGCTGACCCACCCCGCCAACTGGGGCCCGTTCCGCCGTGAGCTGTTCGACGAGGTGCCCCCGCTCGCCGGGCTCGCCGCGCACCCGGTCGCCCCGCGCATGGTCACGGAGCCCGAGGCCGCCGCCGCGCACTACGCGGCCTCCCACCAGCTCGTGGACGGCGACGTCGTGGCCGTCTACGACCTCGGCGGAGGCACCTTCGACGCCACGGTCCTGCGCAAGCTGCGCGACGGGATCGAGATACTGGGCACCCCGGAGGGCGTCGAGCGCCTCGGCGGTGTCGACTTCGACGAGGCCATCCTGTCCTACGTCAACTACGCCTCCGGCGGGGCGCTCACCGACCTCGACATGAGCGACCAGCAGACGTCCGTGGCGATGGCCCGGCTGCGGCAGGACTGCATCCTGGCCAAGGAGGCCCTGTCCATCGACACCGAGACCGTCATCCCGGTGTTCCTGCCCCACCGCCACTTCGACATCCACCTCACCAGCACCGACTTCGAGGACATGATCAGGGCCCAGGTCGAGTCGACGATCGGGGCGTTCACCCGCACCCTGCGCTCCGCACAGGTCGAGCCCGACGAGCTCACCGCGGTGCTCCTGGTCGGCGGCTCCTCGCGCATACCCCTGGTCGCCCGCATGATCTCCGCCGAGCTCGACCGCCCCATCGTCGTCGACACCCACCCCAAGTACGCCGTCGCGCTCGGAGCCGCCGAGCTGGCCCGGGTCGGTTCCGGCGAGGTCACGGTGGCCGCCGGGGCGCCGGCGGTCTCGTACTCGCTCCCGGCCCCCGCCCCCACCGAGCGCAACGGGTCCGACGGCCACGGCGCCCTCCGCAAGGCCGCCGCGCCGGACGGCTCGCCGCACGCGGGGGCGGCCACGACGCTGGTCCAGAGCGCCGCCCCCGTGGTCGCCGCCCCGTTGCGACCGGGACGGCCCCCGCTCGACGCACCGCGCCCTGTGGTGGAGGGGCCGCCGGCCGATGCCGGCGCGCAGATCCCCGCTCCGCGCCCGGCCGGGGCGGTCGGGGCCGCGCTGCGGCCCGGGCGGCCGCCCGGCCCGGGCGGGGCCGGTCCCGGCTCGAGCTCCCACCCGCCGGGCGCAGCGGCGTCGCCGGCCGCCTCCGGTCCGGCGGCCGCCGAGCCGCCGCTCCCGCCTCCGCCCCTGCGTCCGCCGTCGGGCGGCGGGCACCGCCGACGCCCGCTGATCGCCGTCGCCGCGGTGGTGGCGGTGCTCGTACTGGCGGGTCTCGTGTACGCCGTGACGGGCGGCGCTCTCGGGCCCGCGGCCGGCGGCGCCACCGCGCAGCCGGCGCCGGTCCCGCCCGCCGGCGGGCCGGTCGTGCCGGGCCCGCAGGCCCCGTCGGAGGTCCAGAGCGTCCCGATCCCGACCCTCGGCACGTCGATCCCGGCCGGGCCGACGTCGGGCTTCGTCGCGGTGTCCCCGAACGGCAGGCTCGCCTACGTGGCCAACCGCGCGGCCGGCGTCGTCACCGTCATCGACACCGCGATCAACCGGACGACCGCCACGATCGCCATCCCGGCAGGGCCGCCGCAGTACCTGGCGTTCTCGCCCGACGGGCGCCGGGTCTACGTGAGCGTCTTCAACGAGGAGCGCACGATCGCCGCGGTCGCCGTGCTGGACACCACGACCAACGCGGTCGTCGCGACCACGCCCGTCCGCACCCGCCCCTACGCGCTGGCCGTCACGCCGGACGGGAGCCGGGTCTACGTGCCCAACCACGACTCGGGCACCGTCTCCGTGATCGACACGGCGTCGAACGCCGTGTCCGCGGAGATCGACGTGGCGCCCAACCCGCACTGGATCGCCTTCTCGGCCGACGGGACCCGGGCCTACGCCGCCAACCACGAGTCGAACCTGATCACCGTGCTGGACCCGGCGACCGACTCCGTCCTCGCGGAGGTGCCGGTCGGCACGAGCCCGCACAGCGTCGCGGTGAACCCCGCCCGGCCGCTGGTGGCCAACGTGAACTACGACGGCGGCACGGTCTCGATGACCGACACCGACACGCGGGAGGTGGTCGCGACGGTGGTCGTCGGCAAGAACCCCCAGGCCATCGCCTGGTCGGCGGACGGGCGCTACGCCTACGTGGTCAACGTCAGCGACGACACGCTGTCCGTGATCAGTGCCGAGACCTTCGCGGTGACCGCCACGATCCCGACCGAGGACGGCCCCACCAGCGTCGCGGTGCTGCCGAACGGGCGGCAGGCCTACGTCACCAACCTCAACAGCGGGACGCTGACGGTCCTCGACCTGGCCGGCTGA
- a CDS encoding molybdopterin oxidoreductase family protein, with translation MTSVPSHCPYCALQCGQWIDGDGGVDAREFPTNRGGLCQKGWTSGALLDHPGRLTTPLLRTSRDTPLEPVSWDHALSYVAARLRALRAEHGADAVAVFGAGGLTNEKSYLLGKFARVALGTSQIDYNGRFCMSSAAAAGNRAFGVDRGLPFPVTDLDDAEVVVLAGANVAETMPPLMGHLTGRLVVIDPRRTPTAERAIASGGLHLAPVPGTDLVLALGMLHAAVVDGHVDADYLAERTTGFDDAWALAAQWWPERAERVCGVAAADMRTVVGWLARAQRRYVLTARGAEQHAHGVDTVSAWINLSLALGLPGREGSGFGTITGQGNGQGGREHGQKADQLPGYRMITDPAARAHVAGVWGVDPDDLPGPGRSATELLAALGRDDGPRAMLVFGSNVLVSAPDARSVAERLAALDLLVVADFLPGETAMAADVVLPVAQWAEEEGTMTNLEGRVLRRRRAMTPPSGVRTDLEVISGLADLLDVKGFPSDAEEVFEELRLASAGGPADYSGVTYARIDAGEALHWPVPGEGHPGTPRLFTDRFAHADGRARLIAVDHTEAAELPDAGFPLRATTGRVLVHYQSGAQTRRVAELAGISPEAFVEVHPDTAVRAGLVDGDRARVVSRRGSTLARVRCVGSLRPDTVFLPFHFGGEEAANNLTIAALDPISRMPEFKVCAVRLERV, from the coding sequence GTGACCAGCGTCCCCAGCCACTGCCCGTACTGCGCGCTGCAGTGCGGGCAGTGGATCGACGGCGACGGCGGCGTCGACGCGCGGGAGTTCCCGACGAACCGCGGGGGCCTGTGCCAGAAGGGCTGGACGTCCGGCGCGCTGCTCGACCACCCCGGCCGCCTCACGACCCCGCTGCTGCGCACCTCGCGGGACACCCCGCTGGAGCCGGTGAGCTGGGACCACGCGCTGTCGTACGTGGCCGCGAGGCTGCGTGCGCTGCGGGCCGAGCACGGCGCCGACGCCGTCGCCGTGTTCGGCGCCGGTGGGCTGACGAACGAGAAGTCGTACCTGCTCGGCAAGTTCGCGCGGGTCGCGCTCGGGACGTCGCAGATCGACTACAACGGCCGGTTCTGCATGTCGTCGGCGGCCGCGGCGGGCAACCGCGCGTTCGGCGTCGACCGGGGCCTGCCGTTCCCGGTCACCGACCTGGACGACGCCGAGGTGGTCGTCCTGGCCGGCGCCAACGTCGCGGAGACGATGCCCCCGCTGATGGGTCACCTCACCGGCCGGCTCGTCGTGATCGACCCCCGCCGGACGCCCACCGCGGAGCGCGCGATCGCCTCGGGCGGGCTGCACCTCGCGCCCGTGCCGGGCACCGACCTGGTGCTGGCGCTGGGAATGCTGCACGCCGCGGTCGTCGACGGCCACGTCGACGCCGACTACCTGGCCGAGCGCACCACCGGCTTCGACGACGCCTGGGCGCTCGCCGCGCAGTGGTGGCCCGAGCGCGCCGAGCGCGTGTGCGGGGTGGCGGCGGCCGACATGCGCACGGTCGTCGGCTGGCTGGCGCGGGCGCAGCGGCGCTACGTCCTCACCGCCCGCGGGGCCGAGCAGCACGCGCACGGCGTCGACACGGTGTCGGCGTGGATCAACCTGTCCCTCGCGCTCGGGCTCCCCGGGCGCGAGGGGTCGGGCTTCGGGACGATCACCGGCCAGGGCAACGGGCAGGGCGGCCGCGAGCACGGTCAGAAGGCCGACCAGCTGCCCGGCTACCGGATGATCACCGACCCCGCGGCCCGTGCGCACGTCGCCGGGGTGTGGGGCGTCGACCCGGACGACCTGCCCGGCCCCGGCCGCTCGGCCACGGAGCTCCTCGCCGCGCTCGGCCGTGACGACGGGCCGCGCGCGATGCTGGTGTTCGGGTCGAACGTGCTGGTCTCGGCGCCGGACGCCCGGTCGGTCGCGGAACGGCTCGCCGCGCTCGACCTGCTCGTCGTCGCCGACTTCCTGCCCGGCGAGACCGCGATGGCCGCCGACGTCGTCCTGCCCGTCGCCCAGTGGGCCGAGGAGGAGGGCACGATGACGAACCTCGAGGGCCGGGTGCTGCGGCGGCGCCGCGCGATGACGCCACCGTCAGGGGTGCGCACGGACCTGGAGGTCATCTCCGGGCTCGCCGATCTCCTCGACGTCAAGGGCTTCCCGAGCGACGCCGAGGAGGTCTTCGAGGAGCTGCGCCTGGCCTCGGCGGGCGGCCCGGCCGACTACTCCGGCGTCACCTACGCCCGGATCGACGCGGGCGAGGCGCTGCACTGGCCGGTGCCCGGCGAGGGCCACCCCGGCACGCCGCGCCTGTTCACCGACCGCTTCGCCCACGCCGACGGGCGGGCGCGGCTCATCGCGGTCGACCACACCGAGGCCGCGGAGCTCCCCGATGCCGGCTTTCCCCTGCGCGCGACGACCGGGCGCGTGCTCGTGCACTACCAGTCCGGGGCGCAGACGCGGCGGGTCGCGGAACTGGCCGGGATCTCGCCGGAGGCGTTCGTGGAGGTGCACCCCGACACGGCCGTGCGGGCCGGCCTGGTCGACGGCGACCGCGCCCGGGTCGTCTCCCGCCGGGGCTCCACACTCGCGCGGGTCCGGTGCGTGGGGTCGCTGCGGCCGGACACGGTGTTCCTGCCGTTCCACTTCGGTGGGGAGGAGGCGGCCAACAACCTGACGATCGCCGCGCTCGACCCGATCAGCCGGATGCCGGAGTTCAAGGTGTGCGCGGTGCGGTTGGAGCGGGTCTGA
- a CDS encoding nitrate/nitrite transporter — protein sequence MTTTDQEQPPARSALAGRWIDHWEPEDPSFWERTGARVANRNLWFSILSEHIGFSIWTMWSVLVLFMGPEYGIDAAGKFFLVAVPTLVGAILRLPYTFAVARFGGRNWTIVSALLLLVPTILAAIVIQPGTPYWVFIAVAAVGGLGGGNFASSMTNINAFFPERKKGWALGLNAGGGNIGVPVIQLIGLLVIATAGTGAPRILLGVYIPLIVVAAVFAAVKMDNLTSVKNDTGAFRESLQESQTWVMSFLYIGTFGSFIGYSFAFGLVLQNQFGRTPLEAAAVTFIGPLLGSLIRPVGGTLADRLGGARVTFWNFLAMVAATAVIIAASASDSLGLFTAGFVLLFVLTGLGNGSTYKMIPAIFRGQARVAIAGGAEEAAAYLRARRISGAVIGIAGAVGALGGLFINLAFRQSFLTTQSGDTAYWSFLVFYVVCAVVSYVVYLRPAPADATAPRAAYAGV from the coding sequence GTGACGACGACGGACCAGGAACAGCCCCCGGCACGGTCAGCGCTGGCCGGACGCTGGATCGACCACTGGGAGCCCGAGGACCCGTCGTTCTGGGAGCGCACGGGCGCCCGGGTCGCCAACCGGAACCTGTGGTTCTCGATCCTGTCCGAGCACATCGGGTTCTCGATCTGGACCATGTGGTCGGTCCTGGTGCTGTTCATGGGCCCCGAGTACGGCATCGACGCGGCGGGCAAGTTCTTCCTGGTCGCGGTGCCCACGCTGGTCGGGGCGATCCTGCGACTGCCCTACACGTTCGCGGTGGCGCGCTTCGGCGGGCGCAACTGGACGATCGTGTCCGCGCTGCTGCTGCTGGTCCCGACGATCCTGGCCGCGATCGTCATCCAGCCGGGCACGCCGTACTGGGTGTTCATCGCGGTCGCGGCCGTCGGCGGGCTCGGCGGCGGCAACTTCGCGTCGTCGATGACGAACATCAACGCCTTCTTCCCGGAGCGCAAGAAGGGCTGGGCGCTCGGGCTGAACGCGGGCGGCGGCAACATCGGCGTCCCGGTGATCCAGCTGATCGGCCTGCTCGTCATCGCCACCGCCGGCACCGGCGCACCGCGGATCCTGCTCGGCGTCTACATCCCGCTGATCGTGGTCGCGGCCGTGTTCGCCGCCGTCAAGATGGACAACCTGACGTCGGTGAAGAACGACACCGGCGCCTTCCGCGAGTCGCTCCAGGAGAGCCAGACCTGGGTCATGTCGTTCCTCTACATCGGCACCTTCGGCTCGTTCATCGGCTACAGCTTCGCGTTCGGCCTCGTCCTGCAGAACCAGTTCGGGCGCACGCCGCTGGAGGCCGCGGCCGTCACGTTCATCGGCCCGCTGCTCGGGTCGCTGATCCGCCCGGTCGGCGGCACGCTCGCCGACCGCCTCGGCGGCGCCCGCGTCACGTTCTGGAACTTCCTGGCCATGGTCGCGGCCACCGCGGTGATCATCGCCGCCTCGGCGAGCGACTCGCTGGGCCTGTTCACCGCCGGGTTCGTCCTGCTGTTCGTGCTGACGGGACTGGGCAACGGCTCGACCTACAAGATGATCCCGGCGATCTTCCGCGGCCAGGCGCGGGTCGCCATCGCGGGCGGCGCCGAGGAGGCCGCCGCGTACCTGCGGGCCCGCCGCATCTCCGGCGCCGTCATCGGCATCGCGGGGGCGGTCGGGGCGCTGGGCGGGCTGTTCATCAACCTCGCTTTCCGCCAGTCGTTCCTGACGACCCAGTCCGGCGACACCGCCTACTGGTCCTTCCTCGTCTTCTACGTGGTGTGCGCGGTGGTCAGCTACGTCGTCTACCTGCGGCCCGCCCCGGCGGACGCGACCGCCCCGCGCGCGGCGTACGCGGGCGTGTGA